From Mytilus edulis chromosome 8, xbMytEdul2.2, whole genome shotgun sequence, one genomic window encodes:
- the LOC139484131 gene encoding uncharacterized protein yields MSTKLKICDICDDRHITEKATHWCSECEHAFCNECKENHTFSRLSKNHTTIPIADCLALELGTAATSNICNEHNDIYSLVCETHDQLLCLRCIEKHNDCKDIFSLNEKAKNVKSSSNFEVTKQGLTNIAENIKKIQAELNLHLEMINDEETIQMIEIAAMRKTIDDHLDSLEDRLRKELSKQAIESRTAIEVLLKKLDDKISDVAKIEQYIKDLETHASNFQTYLSVRQLSSAIDSAKCFVQSVAKDGDLEKDTFTLNFDEKIKEIIQNIHQFGIVQVHKKVCQISLIRQNMQKDKQLQLVRFARPLTKSINDIKIKLFKRINTNCTYVRGCEILSDGKMLFNEYTGNGHVVVFDSNGKRLFHILKKQIKPCMDITCINNSSKLAITSGSNECIYIVDINEPEIVQKSIPTINQCHGVAYSDDSLFCFISNEGIKRIRLDNYKESVLLKLDSNLGYVAVQSNNLYYTDSNKGVVSCSDMNGQPIWTFKDETVLKKPRGISVDIRGCVYVVSSEQNNVVVLSSNGQDKRVLLTEANGLTIPRALHYDKLKNRLLVANEKASAFLFDVSE; encoded by the coding sequence ATGTCGACCAAACTGAAAATTTGTGATATATGTGACGACCGACACATTACAGAAAAAGCAACTCACTGGTGTTCCGAATGTGAACATGCGTTTTGTAACGAATGCAAGGAAAATCATACATTTTCAAGGTTATCTAAAAACCATACAACAATTCCGATTGCGGATTGTTTAGCTTTGGAGCTAGGAACTGCTGCTACTTCTAATATCTGCAATGAACATAATgatatttattctttagtttgcGAGACACATGATCAACTTCTTTGCCTTCGATGTATAGAAAAACACAATGACTGTAAGGACATATTTTCGCTCAATGAAAAAGCAAAAAATGTGAAATCTTCAAGTAATTTCGAAGTAACAAAGCAGGGTTTAACAAACATTGctgaaaacataaaaaagatcCAAGCCGAGTTGAATTTGCATTTAGAAATGATAAATGATGAAGAAACGATACAAATGATAGAGATCGCTGCTATGAGGAAAACTATAGATGATCATTTAGACAGTCTTGAAGATAGGTTAAGGAAGGAGTTGTCAAAACAAGCAATCGAATCACGCACGGCCATCGAGGTTTTGTTAAAGAAACTTGATGATAAAATATCCGATGTTGCAAAAATCGAGCAGTATATAAAAGATTTAGAGACACATGCTTctaattttcaaacttatttaagcGTCAGACAATTATCATCTGCAATAGATTCAGCTAAATGCTTTGTACAGTCAGTGGCAAAAGATGGAGATCTAGAAAAAGACACATTCAcattaaattttgatgaaaagaTAAAGGAAATCATACAAAACATTCATCAGTTCGGTATCGTACAGGTACACAAAAAGGTTTGTCAGATTTCCCTTATCCGACAAAACATGCAAAAGGACAAACAACTACAACTAGTCAGATTTGCACGACCACTTACTAAGTCTATCAATGACATTAAAATAAAGCTATTCAAAAGAATTAATACAAATTGTACATATGTCAGAGGATGTGAAATTTTGTCCGATGGGAAAATGCTATTTAATGAGTATACAGGAAATGGTCACGTAGTTGTATTTGATTCAAATGGAAAGCGTTTGTTCCATATCCTTAAGAAACAAATCAAGCCTTGTAtggatataacatgtataaataatagTTCGAAATTAGCTATTACGAGTGGATCCAATGAGTGTATTTATATTGTAGACATTAATGAACCAGAAATAGTACAAAAATCCATACCTACTATAAATCAATGTCATGGagtagcatacagtgatgacTCATTATTTTGCTTTATTTCCAACGAAGGTATAAAAAGGATCCGATTAGACAACTACAAAGAGTCAGTTCTTCTCAAACTTGATTCAAATCTTGGATATGTTGCTGTACAAAGCAACAACCTTTATTACACTGATAGCAACAAAGGAGTTGTCAGCTGCAGTGACATGAATGGTCAACCAATATGGACATTTAAAGATGAGACTGTTTTGAAAAAACCACGTGGTATATCGGTTGATATAAGAggatgtgtgtacgttgttagcTCGGAACAGAACAATGTTGTAGTATTATCTTCAAATGGACAAGATAAACGAGTGTTATTGACTGAGGCTAATGGGTTGACAATTCCGCGGGCTTTACATTATGATAAGCTTAAAAACCGACTTCTGGTCGCTAATGAGAAAGCTAGTGCCTTCTTGTTTGACGTTtcagaataa